The window TTCAGGAAAGTTTCTGTTCCCGAACTGTGTTTATTTTTTCGATAGTGTTTTTAACTAGATCTACTCAAATTACTTTTTGGTATAAAATATCTTTCATTTTTCCTGCCTGTTATTATAAAAATGTATCTCTTCTTCATGCCCACCCCTGAGAAATTTTATAGTTAAGCTTAATGTCCTGCACTTTTTTTGAAAGGATTGCCTGACTCAGATTATTCTTTTTCTTTATGTTAATTTGTATCACAAGAAAAACTCTTGATTTGTATATCTGTACAAATTTTTCAATTTATTATGTGAGCCGTATGGATTATTTTGGGATCATTTAATCCCCTTTTATACCAAAAGGGGTTTTTAAACAGGTGTAATTATTATTCGCAAGCAGACGGACTGCTAAATTATTTTTTGTGCCCCAATGTTTATATAGCTCATATCGTAAAACAGATACTCATCTTGTTCAGAACTATGACTTCCTTGCAGGGCATCTTTCCTTTCCTTAAAAGGAATACAACAAACCCCCAAACGATGCACTGTAAATTTGGTTATATATGATCCATATAAACCCTGTAAAGTTTATGGAGCGATGACTCTGAAAAATGTATTCACTGTATTTGGAAATCTCACCAATTTCTCTGTAGAAAGGCGCTTTATTAAGATTCTTAAGTTTTTTCATCAAAGAGGTAGATGATAGCACATGACCATTACTATTGCAGCCATGCCTGCGTATAACGAAGCCCATTCAATTGCAGAGGTTATCAAAGGCTGCAAAAAATATGTCGACAGGGTGGTGGTCGTGGACGACGGGAGTACGGACAATACTGTAGATATCGCTGAATCCCTTGGTGCCTACGTAGTTCGCCACGAAATTAACAGAGGATACGGGGCAGCTCTGAAAAACTGTTTTGAAGCCGCCCGCAATCTCGACGCGGGTGCCATGATCATAATCGATTCCGATGGTCAGCACGATCCTTCCGAAATCCCCCAGCTTCTTGAGCCCTTAAAACAGGGATTTGACCTTGTGATCGGTTCAAGGTTCGTCAACGGCAACGGGAAAAATGTCCCTATTTACCGTAAGTTTGGAATGAAAGTCCTTGATGTTGCAACTTACATAGCAGGCGGTCTCAATGTCACTGATTCACAGAGTGGTTTCCGGGCGTATGGCAAAAAAGCTATTGAAAATATAAACCTTAACGGCACTGATATGTCTGCAGGCTCCGAAATTCTCATTCAGGCAAGAGACCATAAACTGAAATTTACGGAAGTAGAAATTCACTGCAGGTATGATATTGAGGATTGTTCCAGTGAGCATCCTTTCATACATGGCCCCAGAGTCCTGTTTAAGATTCTGAAAGATATGGAGTACAGGTGCCCCCTGTACTATTTTGCTGTTCCGGGCCTGATTATGACATCCATAGGCTTTCTTATGGGACTGAAGTTTTTGCAGGATTACATTATGGGAGGATACCTGCGTTTCGGCCCCACGCTCCTTATGGTGATGCTGACAATTATAGGGGCTTTTATGATATTTACAGGAATCATACTGCACGCCATTTCAAGAATGATATTTCTGAATGAACAGATTCGAAAACAATAACGGTAAAAACGGGGTCATTTTATGGAATATCCTTTTGTATCGGTCGTAGTAGGTATTCGCAACGAAGAAAAATTCATTGAAGAATGCATTGAGTCCCTTCTTCATCTCGATTACCCTCAGGCTTCTTATGAGATTATTATCGTCGACGGAATGTCCACTGATAAAACCAGGGATATCGTACAGAAATACCCTGTCCGGCTCCTTCTTAATGAACGAAAAAATGTTGCAGCAGCAAGGAACCTTGGAGTGGAAAATGCTCGGGGAGATCTTGTCGCATTTACGGATGGGGACTGCAAAGTCTATCCCGGGTGGCTGAAAACACTTGTCAGTGAAATGATAAATGCCCCAGAGGATGTGGCATGTGTTGGCGGCCCGAACTTAATATTCGACACTGACCCTGTATTTGGCAGGGTGGTAGGGCATGCCCAGGAAACTTTTCTGGGTTCCGGCGGTTCGGCCCAATCAAAAAATTCCACAAAGAAACATTATGTCAGTTCCCTCCCGAATTGCAACGCGATGTACAAAAAAAATACAATCCGGGAAGCCGGGTATTTTGATGAGCGTTTTGTAGTGGGCCAGGACGGGGACCTCAATTACAGAATAAACAAAATCGGTTATAAATTTCTGTATATTCCTGAAGCAAAAGTGCTTCACCACAGAAGAGGGACCTTCAAGTCATTTTCCGTACGAATGTTCAAATATGGCATGTGGATGGCTGAGCTTTTCAAAAAACACGGTGAGTTCGTTCGCTGGTATGCCTTTTTACCTTCGATTGCCATACTTTTTGCTGTCCTTTCACTTATTGTTTCTCTTGTATATACAGCACCGATAGTAGTTCTGCTAGTACTGATGGCCTTATATTTCGTTCTGGTCTTTGTTACCTCAATTCAGGTAATCTATAAGATGAAATCAAAGTATGGCCTCTTTGCTCTGTTTGTGATCCCTGTGCAGCACGTTGCCTATGGGCTGGGTTTTTTGTACAG is drawn from Methanosarcina lacustris Z-7289 and contains these coding sequences:
- a CDS encoding glycosyltransferase family 2 protein; translation: MTITIAAMPAYNEAHSIAEVIKGCKKYVDRVVVVDDGSTDNTVDIAESLGAYVVRHEINRGYGAALKNCFEAARNLDAGAMIIIDSDGQHDPSEIPQLLEPLKQGFDLVIGSRFVNGNGKNVPIYRKFGMKVLDVATYIAGGLNVTDSQSGFRAYGKKAIENINLNGTDMSAGSEILIQARDHKLKFTEVEIHCRYDIEDCSSEHPFIHGPRVLFKILKDMEYRCPLYYFAVPGLIMTSIGFLMGLKFLQDYIMGGYLRFGPTLLMVMLTIIGAFMIFTGIILHAISRMIFLNEQIRKQ
- a CDS encoding glycosyltransferase, translated to MEYPFVSVVVGIRNEEKFIEECIESLLHLDYPQASYEIIIVDGMSTDKTRDIVQKYPVRLLLNERKNVAAARNLGVENARGDLVAFTDGDCKVYPGWLKTLVSEMINAPEDVACVGGPNLIFDTDPVFGRVVGHAQETFLGSGGSAQSKNSTKKHYVSSLPNCNAMYKKNTIREAGYFDERFVVGQDGDLNYRINKIGYKFLYIPEAKVLHHRRGTFKSFSVRMFKYGMWMAELFKKHGEFVRWYAFLPSIAILFAVLSLIVSLVYTAPIVVLLVLMALYFVLVFVTSIQVIYKMKSKYGLFALFVIPVQHVAYGLGFLYSFANSLFLSKARSPSDI